The genomic region CTCCAGACGCGCTGGTTGCCGATCATGCTGGCGTGTTCGGCCCAGCGGATCGCTCGTTCGGGCGTCGCACACAGATGACTGATCTCGGCCGCCAGGGCACTGACATTGCCTTGGGGAAAGATCACGCCGTTGCCGTGGGCGACCTCTTCGGCAAACGAGCGGGCGTCCGAGGTGATCACGCCGCGTCCGCAGGCGGCGGCCCAGGACAGCGCGCCGCTGGTGCCACGCAGTTGTCCCAGCAGTTTGAGTTTGCTCGACTCGCGGTAGGGCAACACCATCACGTGGTGTGCCTGGATCACCAGGGGAATGTCGGCGGCCGGCAGGTCGAGTTGCCAGTCGATGCTGTCCTGCAGGCCGAGCCGCTGGATGTGCTGGCGCAATTGATCGAGGTAGCTGCCGGCCGGGCCGAAGGCCATTTCCGGCTCGCTGCCACCGGCCAGGGTCAGGCGCAATTGCCCGCGCAGTGTCGGGTGTTGGGTGAAGGTCATCGCCAGGGCGTCGAGCAGGTCCTCGATGCCCTTGCCACGGTAGATAAAGCCGAAGTACAGCAGTTTCAGCGGCTCCAGCGGTGGCAGCGGTGCGGGGGCGATTGTCAGGTTGCCGTGGGGGATCACCGCCATCTGCTCGCCGCGCAGGCCCATGCGCTGGCGCAGGCAGTGGCTGCCCGATTGCGTCAGGGTGATCAGCCGGGTCAGGCTGCGGGCCAGTTGCCGTTCTTCATGCAGACACAGGGGATCGGCCAGTACCGTGGCCACTTGCGGTAGCGGCGACGGTAGTTTGCTGGCCAGCGACAGCGGCCAGGGCAGGCGCTCGCGGCGCCAGACCAGGCGCTCCGGATCATGGATGGTGGCCGTCAGCGGTAACCGCGCAAAGCGCGTGCGCAAGGCTTTCAGGGCATGGAATTCGGCGAGGCGGCCGCCGCCGATTTCCGCATGCACCAGATCGATCCCCTGCCAGTCGTAACCGGCCACCGCCTGAACCGCCTGCTGTGGATCGTTGCCCAGGCCGGCCAGTGGCGTGCTGACGCGCACACCCTGGCTTTCCAGGGCCGCCTTGAGATGGCCGGCATAATCGGCGATGCCATTCTGTTCCGGTGGCAGCGGGGCGAGCAGGGCGATATGCATCAGGGATGACTCCGCAACCGTGCCAGGGTGTGGAGGACCCGCTCCGGAATCTCGAAGCGCCGACGATTGAGGATGATGCCGTCGACTCGCTTGAATGCGGTGGTGAGGGTCGTCAGGGCATTTTCCAGAATCGGTACGGTGGTGCTTTCCGCTTCGATGATCAGGGTGATCAGGTCGGCCTGGCGCAGAATCACGAAGGCTTCCTGGTTGGAGAAGAAGGCGCCGGCGTTGAGCAGCACGATCTCCCCGGGTTGAGCGGGGCCGGAACCTTCGACACGCACGTTGTGACCGCGCTGGCGTAGCAGTTCACTGAGATGCTCGATGACGAAGCTGACCCCTTCGCCACGACGGGACGAGGTCAGGCCGATGGTCAGGCCATGTTCGGCGACCCGCTCCAGCGGCAGTACCCCGTATAGCCGGTACATGCTGGCGGTGAAGGCGGTGCGCCGCTGTGGCTGGCCGTCGCTGATGTCCTGCAGGCTGCTCCAGACCTTGACTCCGAAGCGCGACTCGATCTTGTCGCCGTCGTGGATGCGCTGGTCCAGCAGATAGAAGAAGTACAGCGCCAGCAGGCCGACTGCCAGGCTCAGCGGAATCGCCAGCAGGATCATGCTCAGGCTCTTGGGGAAGATCCGGCCCTCATTGAGGGTGGCCTGTTCGATCACCGCGATGTTGCTGATCCGGCTCTTGTCCAGTTCCCGGTCGATCCGCGCTTTCTCGGTGCTGTCGCTGTACAGCGCGAAGCTCTTCTCGGCGGCGTCGAGTTCGCGTTGCAGGCGCGCCATCTCGGGTTCGATGGCCAGGGCCTGGCGGCGGTCCTGTTCCAGTTGTTCAAGCTGGCTCTTCTGTTGCGCAGCCTGGGTCTGCAGGCGGCTGAGGCTGGCCTGCTGGTCGGCGAAGCTGTTTTGCAGACGGGTGTAGACCGGGTTCGGTGCCAGGTTGTCGGAGCGCTGGACCACCGCATTCTGCGACTTGAGCAGTTTCTCCAGATTGGCGATGGCGGTGTCCATGGCCTTCACCGGCGGTGCGCCTTCCTTGAAGGTGCGCAGCATTTCCTGGCGCTCGATCTGCTTGGAGTTGATCCGCTGTTGCAGGTCCTGGCGGTCGGGGTTGATGCTCATCTGCCGGCCGATACTGATCTCTTTGCGCATGCTGTTGAGCTGCGCCTGGATGCGCTCCAGGCCGCTGCGGGTCGAGGCCACGGCGCGGGTGGTGTTCAGGTGTTCGCCGCGCAGGTTGTTGAGGTTGCGCGAGATATCGTTCAGGCGCTCGCCGATGCTCACCGCGCCCAGTTCGTTGAGGTGCGTTTCGATTTTTTTCTTGTAGTCGAGGATGCGTGCCTGGGTCGCCTTGCTCTCGGCTTCATAGAAGGTGTAGAGACTTTTGCGCCCCAGGCTGCGGGTGCGCTCCTGTTCGTACTGTTCGATCCAGCTCTGGACGATGATCTGCGCCACCGCCGGATTGTTCCAGGTGAAGCTGATTTCCATGACCGAGGAGCCGGCGGCGTGGGTCACGTTGAAGTTCTTCAGCAACTGGTCGGCGAGGCGTTCGACCGGGGTCTGTTTTTCCACCAGCCCGAGCAGTTGCAGGAGCCCGCGACCGGCGTCGACCAGCGCTTGCAGGGTGCTCTTGACCAGGGTCTTCACACTGCCGAGGAAGCCTTCCTGTGGCGGTACCTTGGACAGTTCGTTGAGGTACTGTTCGGCCACCAGGCGGGCAATCGGGCGTCCGCTGAGCATGCGCTCCTCATCGAGGATCGGATCGCGCTGGGCACTGGGAATGATGGTCGCCTGGCGGTCGGAAATCTCGATCGGCAGGGTACTGGTGTCGCGGCCCGGCTTGACCAGCAGCAAGGCCGTGG from Pseudomonas asplenii harbors:
- a CDS encoding glycosyltransferase → MHIALLAPLPPEQNGIADYAGHLKAALESQGVRVSTPLAGLGNDPQQAVQAVAGYDWQGIDLVHAEIGGGRLAEFHALKALRTRFARLPLTATIHDPERLVWRRERLPWPLSLASKLPSPLPQVATVLADPLCLHEERQLARSLTRLITLTQSGSHCLRQRMGLRGEQMAVIPHGNLTIAPAPLPPLEPLKLLYFGFIYRGKGIEDLLDALAMTFTQHPTLRGQLRLTLAGGSEPEMAFGPAGSYLDQLRQHIQRLGLQDSIDWQLDLPAADIPLVIQAHHVMVLPYRESSKLKLLGQLRGTSGALSWAAACGRGVITSDARSFAEEVAHGNGVIFPQGNVSALAAEISHLCATPERAIRWAEHASMIGNQRVWSQTANRFLQVFEQACRGHEHVA
- a CDS encoding GumC family protein → MINIRSFRDLLRLFFIFKREVKITVLVTLAIILLGAFLLPNRYESTALLLVKPGRDTSTLPIEISDRQATIIPSAQRDPILDEERMLSGRPIARLVAEQYLNELSKVPPQEGFLGSVKTLVKSTLQALVDAGRGLLQLLGLVEKQTPVERLADQLLKNFNVTHAAGSSVMEISFTWNNPAVAQIIVQSWIEQYEQERTRSLGRKSLYTFYEAESKATQARILDYKKKIETHLNELGAVSIGERLNDISRNLNNLRGEHLNTTRAVASTRSGLERIQAQLNSMRKEISIGRQMSINPDRQDLQQRINSKQIERQEMLRTFKEGAPPVKAMDTAIANLEKLLKSQNAVVQRSDNLAPNPVYTRLQNSFADQQASLSRLQTQAAQQKSQLEQLEQDRRQALAIEPEMARLQRELDAAEKSFALYSDSTEKARIDRELDKSRISNIAVIEQATLNEGRIFPKSLSMILLAIPLSLAVGLLALYFFYLLDQRIHDGDKIESRFGVKVWSSLQDISDGQPQRRTAFTASMYRLYGVLPLERVAEHGLTIGLTSSRRGEGVSFVIEHLSELLRQRGHNVRVEGSGPAQPGEIVLLNAGAFFSNQEAFVILRQADLITLIIEAESTTVPILENALTTLTTAFKRVDGIILNRRRFEIPERVLHTLARLRSHP